From Sporosarcina sp. 6E9, a single genomic window includes:
- a CDS encoding gamma-glutamyltransferase family protein, with amino-acid sequence MDYLYNPYPSIKHTAFAKNGMVATSQPLAAQAGIEIMRKGGNAIDAAIATAAALTVVEPTSNGIGGDAFALVWVNNKLHGLNASGPSPDALTIDAVTAAGHEKMPTHGLTPITVPGIPAAWAELAKKFGKLSLKESLAPAIRYAEEGYPLTPILGKYWKLAYKRFKSSFTTEEFNAWFETFAPDGRAPEIGEVWKSPDHAETLRSIAETNADSFYKGEIADKIDDFMVKHGGYLRKSDLEKYKVEWVEPISTNYRGYDVWEIPPNGQGMVTLMALNIYSKLSPAIPENTKTLHEQIEAMKLAFIDGKAFITEENEMPIDVEHLLSDEYAEKRAEKITNEASIPEPYELPKGGTVYLATADGEGNMVSFIQSNYMGFGSGIVIPGTGIALQNRGADFSLDPTYPNALKPGKRSFNTIIPGFLTKNGQAIGPFGVMGGYMQPQGHFQMIVNTIDYRLNPQAALDSPRWQWIEGNTVHVEPNFPNHLAQALTRLGHDIKPTLDNGSFGRGQIIWRNPETGVLSGGTETRTDGAIVLW; translated from the coding sequence ATGGATTACCTATATAACCCGTACCCTTCAATCAAACACACCGCCTTCGCGAAAAACGGCATGGTTGCAACATCACAACCACTCGCCGCACAAGCAGGAATTGAAATCATGCGTAAAGGCGGAAACGCGATCGATGCTGCAATCGCAACAGCCGCGGCACTCACCGTTGTTGAACCGACATCCAATGGGATCGGCGGCGATGCATTTGCCCTCGTTTGGGTAAACAACAAACTTCACGGCCTAAATGCATCCGGTCCATCACCAGATGCCCTAACAATCGACGCCGTCACCGCAGCTGGTCACGAAAAAATGCCAACTCACGGTCTAACGCCAATCACGGTCCCAGGCATCCCGGCAGCTTGGGCGGAACTAGCGAAAAAGTTCGGGAAACTATCGCTAAAAGAATCACTCGCACCTGCAATTCGCTATGCCGAGGAAGGTTACCCACTCACACCAATTCTCGGTAAGTACTGGAAACTAGCATACAAAAGATTTAAGAGTTCATTCACAACAGAAGAATTCAACGCTTGGTTCGAAACATTTGCACCTGACGGCCGTGCGCCGGAAATTGGCGAAGTGTGGAAATCACCAGATCACGCCGAAACCTTGCGTTCCATTGCCGAGACAAATGCAGATTCCTTCTACAAAGGGGAAATCGCCGATAAAATCGACGACTTCATGGTAAAGCACGGTGGATATTTAAGAAAATCAGATTTAGAAAAGTATAAAGTCGAATGGGTAGAACCGATTTCGACAAATTACCGCGGCTATGATGTATGGGAAATCCCACCGAATGGCCAAGGCATGGTAACGCTCATGGCGCTTAATATTTATTCCAAATTAAGCCCGGCAATCCCAGAAAATACGAAAACGCTTCATGAACAAATTGAGGCTATGAAACTAGCATTCATCGACGGAAAAGCGTTCATTACCGAAGAAAACGAAATGCCAATCGATGTCGAGCATTTACTGTCCGATGAATACGCCGAAAAACGCGCAGAAAAAATCACAAACGAAGCATCAATTCCAGAGCCATACGAACTGCCAAAAGGCGGCACGGTTTACCTGGCGACAGCGGACGGGGAAGGCAATATGGTCTCTTTCATCCAGTCCAATTACATGGGGTTCGGTTCCGGCATCGTCATTCCGGGTACAGGAATCGCGCTCCAGAACCGCGGTGCAGATTTCTCGCTTGATCCAACATATCCAAATGCGTTAAAACCAGGAAAACGGTCCTTTAACACGATTATCCCAGGCTTCCTGACAAAAAATGGACAGGCAATCGGGCCGTTTGGTGTCATGGGTGGTTACATGCAGCCGCAAGGACATTTCCAAATGATTGTAAACACCATTGATTATCGATTAAATCCGCAAGCCGCGCTTGATTCACCGAGATGGCAGTGGATTGAAGGAAATACCGTTCACGTCGAACCGAATTTCCCAAACCATTTAGCGCAAGCACTAACGAGATTAGGTCACGATATTAAGCCAACTCTCGATAACGGTTCATTTGGACGAGGCCAAATCATATGGCGTAATCCGGAAACGGGTGTATTATCAGGAGGAACTGAAACAAGAACAGATGGAGCGATTGTCTTATGGTAA
- a CDS encoding YhdT family protein: MVNKSNTDWRFKIAHREALIGVGLAIFNFIWWFGFAYGLGSRPVEEYTYVFGLPAWFFYSCVVGFVLISILVIIITKFFLTEVPFEEEDEL, encoded by the coding sequence ATGGTAAATAAAAGCAATACAGATTGGCGGTTCAAAATTGCGCATCGTGAAGCACTTATCGGCGTCGGACTCGCAATTTTCAACTTCATATGGTGGTTCGGATTCGCCTACGGACTCGGATCACGTCCAGTGGAAGAGTACACGTATGTTTTCGGACTCCCGGCATGGTTTTTCTACAGTTGCGTTGTCGGATTTGTCTTAATCTCAATACTCGTGATAATCATTACAAAGTTCTTCCTCACAGAAGTACCTTTTGAGGAGGAAGACGAATTATGA